One genomic window of Arachis stenosperma cultivar V10309 chromosome 10, arast.V10309.gnm1.PFL2, whole genome shotgun sequence includes the following:
- the LOC130954699 gene encoding uncharacterized protein LOC130954699, translating into MITHTIFSAYNPLPTSPFFHSKVEKQWLLQCFALKAKPIQLRVSNGCRVRACLGSDRSIEIPHQWYNLIADLPVKPPPPLHPKTYEPIKPEDLSPLFPDELIKQEVTGDRFIHIPDEVRDIYGLWRPTPLIRAKRLEKLLETPARIYYKYEGVSPAGSHKPNSAVPQAWYNVQEGVKNVVTETGAGQWGSALAFACSLFGLGCEVWQVRASYDQKPYRRLMMQTWGAKVHPSPSMITEAGQSMLQKDPSSPGSLGIAISEAVEVAAKNADTKYCLGSVLNHVLLHQSVIGEECLKQMEAIGETPDIIIGCTGGGSNFAGLSFPFIREKLNKKINPVIRAVEPAACPSLTKGVYTYDYGDTAGMTPLMKMHTLGHDFVPDPIHAGGLRYHGMAPLISHVYELGLMEAISIPQTECFQGAIQFARSEGLIPAPEPTHAIAATIREALHCKVTGEAKVILTAMCGHGHFDLPAYEKYLQGNMVDLSFSEEKMKASLANVPHITQLKRQYQQ; encoded by the exons atgattACTCACACTATCTTCTCTGCTTATAATCCTCTTCCTACTTCACCATTCTTCCACTCTAAAG TTGAAAAGCAATGGCTTCTTCAGTGTTTTGCTTTGAAAGCAAAGCCAATTCAGTTGAGAGTTTCAAATGGCTGCAGAGTAAGAGCATGTTTGGGTTCTGATAGATCAATTGAAATCCCTCACCAATG GTATAATCTAATTGCGGATCTTCCGGTTAAGCCTCCTCCCCCGTTGCATCCCAAGACTTATGAACCAATCAAACCGGAAGACTTGTCACCTCTTTTTCCAGATGAATTAATCAAACAGGAAGTTACCGGTGACAGATTCATCCATATACCGGATGAAGTCCGCGATATCTACGGCCTTTGGCGCCCTACGCCTCTTATCAG AGCTAAGAGGCTGGAGAAGCTTCTAGAAACACCTGCTAGGATATACTACAAGTATGAAGGCGTAAGCCCGGCCGGATCGCACAAACCGAACTCTGCTGTTCCACAAGCCTGGTATAATGTGCAAGAAGGTGTCAAGAATGTTGTGACAGAAACTGGTGCTGGACAATGGGGAAGTGCATTAGCCTTCGCTTGCAGTCTATTTGGCCTTGGCTGTGAG GTGTGGCAAGTGCGCGCATCTTATGATCAAAAACCATACCGGAGACTGATGATGCAAACATGGGGAGCAAAGGTCCACCCGTCTCCATCAATGATCACTGAGGCAGGTCAAAGCATGCTTCAAAAGGATCCATCAAGCCCAGGGAGTTTAGGCATAGCCATATCAGAAGCTGTGGAAGTTGCAGCGAAAAATGCTGATACAAAGTATTGTTTAGGGAGTGTTCTGAATCATGTTCTGCTCCACCAGAGTGTTATAGGAGAAGAGTGCCTTAAACAAATGGAAGCCATTGGAGAAACCCCTGACATCATCATAGGGTGTACCGGCGGCGGATCCAACTTCGCAGGACTTAGTTTTCCATTCATTCGCGAGAAGCTTAACAAGAAGATCAACCCTGTCATTAGAGCAGTTGAGCCTGCAGCATGTCCTTCATTGACAAAAGGAGTGTATACTTATGATTATGGTGATACGGCGGGGATGACTCCATTGATGAAAATGCACACACTTGGACACGACTTTGTTCCTGATCCAATTCATGCTG GGGGTTTGCGCTACCATGGGATGGCACCATTGATCTCACATGTTTATGAGTTGGGATTAATGGAAGCAATTTCAATTCCACAAACTGAGTGCTTTCAAG GTGCCATACAATTTGCAAGGAGTGAAGGGTTGATACCAGCACCTGAACCAACTCATGCCATAGCTGCAACCATTAGGGAAGCCCTTCATTGCAAAGTGACCGGTGAAGCAAAGGTTATTCTGACAGCAATGTGTGGACATGGGCATTTCGATCTTCCAGCTTATGAGAAGTACTTGCAGGGTAACATGGTTGATCTCTCATTCTCAGAGGAAAAGATGAAGGCTTCATTGGCCAATGTTCCTCATATCACACAGCTTAAGAGGCAGTACCAACAGTGA
- the LOC130954524 gene encoding protein FLX-like 2: MGSKDRISLHPPYVRGSPPSGPGLLHSEPLTMHHPPVRHAPYDMLPRSEVMERRIADQQLQMQRLDYGNRRLSDQHTEMQRLDYENQRLAASHGTLRQELIAAQREMQVLQSQIGTAEAKREQQIRGVVDEIARMESELQAAEPLKHELQRAQGEAQSLVVSREELVSNAQKLSQELQRTFTDVQQIPALMSEFEGLRQEYQHCRATFECEKKLYNDHLKSLQEMENNYASMSKEVEKLRAELTNTVNVNQRSSGSYGGSSTTMDNEAYGLSKRQNAHEDGYVVSQGYGTLPTASVGGTTATTTGAKPGPASANNGFNAPRWSNYDSSAGPAYDPQRSVAYDAQRVTGVDSVTQSGYDSQREANLNAQYDPHRGTGYGMQGGPGYDMQRRPAYNASGAIGYEPQSIAAGGLHGHALPVETMLPYGSTTPPAHNSGGYETLHQAVNR, translated from the exons ATGGGGAGCAAGGATAGAATATCATTGCACCCACCATATGTGAGGGGTTCTCCCCCTTCAGGTCCTGGTTTGTTGCATTCTGAGCCACTCACTATGCACCATCCGCCTGTTCGGCATGCGCCATATGATATGTTGCCACGCTCCGAAGTTATGGAGCGCAGGATTGCTGACCAGCAGCTGCAGATGCAGAGGTTAGACTATGGAAACCGGAGGCTCTCTGACCAGCACACGGAGATGCAAAGGCTGGACTATGAAAACCAAAGGCTTGCAGCTTCCCATGGGACATTGAGGCAGGAGCTCATTGCAGCACAGCGTGAAATGCAAGTGTTGCAATCACAAATTGGCACTGCAGAGGCCAAGAGGGAGCAGCAGATTCGGGGTGTCGTAGATGAAATTGCTAGGATGGAGTCTGAGCTGCAGGCTGCAGAGCCTCTCAAGCATGAACTGCAACGAGCACAGGGTGAGGCTCAGAGCCTGGTTGTTTCTAGGGAGGAGCTTGTTTCTAATGCGCAGAAGCTGTCTCAAGAGCTTCAGAGAACCTTCACAGATGTGCAGCAGATTCCAGCTCTGATGTCGGAATTTGAGGGTCTCAGACAAGAATATCAGCATTGCAG GGCCACTTTTGaatgtgaaaaaaaattatacaatgaTCACCTTAAGTCACTTCAAGAGATGGAAAATAACTATGCTTCTATGTCTAAAGAAGTGGAAAAACTCCGAGCAGAGCTTACAAACACTGTTAATGTTAATCAAAGAAGTA GTGGTTCTTACGGAGGCTCCTCTACTACTATGGACAATGAGGCTTATGGCCTTTCTAAGAGACAAAATGCACATGAAGATGGTTATGTTGTTTCCCAG GGATATGGTACCCTCCCCACAGCCAGTGTTGGTGGCACTACTGCAACTACTACTGGAGCTAAACCTGGTCCGGCTTCTGCAAACAATGGGTTTAATGCTCCCAGATGGTCAAATTATGATTCATCTGCTGGTCCTGCTTATGATCCACAGAGGTCTGTTGCTTACGATGCACAGAGGGTGACTGGTGTTGATTCGGTTACACAATCTGGCTATGATTCACAGAGAGAAGCAAATTTGAATGCTCAATATGATCCACATAGAGGTACAGGTTATGGCATGCAGGGAGGTCCAGGTTATGATATGCAGAGACGGCCTGCTTATAATGCATCCGGAGCTATTGGCTATGAACCGCAGTCAATAGCTGCTGGTGGTCTTCATGGACATGCTCTGCCAGTGGAGACTATGCTGCCTTATGGATCTACAACACCGCCGGCTCATAATAGTGGTGGATATGAGACTTTGCATCAAGCGGTAAACCGATGA
- the LOC130957910 gene encoding uncharacterized protein LOC130957910 isoform X1 encodes MEAQATHHQSHASPVRGMDRVVATVSGYHGSERFNLIRLISHAGANYVGSMSKSITHLICWKFEGRKYEIAQKFDIIIVNHRWIEDCIKEGRRVPEESYILQSGHEVGPLLLEVPISVPATRLTKNEVITDQIYDIDSGEQTTEISFGASENSVWEDLNTKHDKSSAYPSKRSRKGKRSTCAGNGGCTVAEPSRKGRRTVNNIVDEVVLDPLLDVVPDNRHNRWDGRNHDAAATTSLCSGVNKGNTLDNGETPDAGLSTQNETINGTSDSIEEINHSNNVSALRSSTFSVEYHLPMTQMSTDTCSSAEKFTDDCQHEHVAGLPTSSELSCVICHADFSATRGILPCGHRFCFECIHSWANHRTSTRKNATCPLCKASFQSIKKVEHADRIDQKIYTQTVPCHNSAEDVFIAPHQGLPDYPFESSEANSCVVCGGLEPEDLLDRCDICQTRRIHIYCLDPPITPWICNPCNQLRRSYYDRSY; translated from the exons ATGGAAGCACAAGCGACTCACCACCAATCTCAcg cttctcCTGTTCGAGGAATGGATCGTGTGGTGGCAACGGTGAGCGGCTACCATGGCTCCGAGCGGTTCAATCTCATCAGGCTGATTTCACATGCCGGTGCCAATTACGTTGGGTCAATGTCGAAATCGATCACGCATCTg ATTTGTTGGAAGTTTGAGGGAAGAAAGTATGAGATTGCCCAAAAgtttgatataattatagtcAATCATCGATGGATTGAAGACTGCATTAAAGAAGGAAGGCGTGTGCCAGAAGAGTCATATATCTTGCAAAG TGGACATGAAGTTGGGCCATTGTTACTGGAAGTTCCAATCAGTGTTCCAGCAACTAGATTGACAAAAAATGAAGTTATAACTGATCAAATATATGATATTGACTCTGGAGAGCAAACAACTGAGATCAGTTTTGGAGCTTCTGAAAATTCTGTTTGGGAAGATTTAAATACAAAG CATGACAAGTCCAGTGCTTATCCTTCTAAACGGTCAAGGAAAGGAAAAAGAAGTACCTGTGCTGGTAATGGAGGTTGTACTGTGGCTGAACCTTCTCGTAAAGGCAGAAGGACTGTAAACAATATTGTTGATGAAGTGGTGTTGGACCCTTTATTGGATGTGGTCCCGGACAACCGCCATAATAGATGGGATGGACGAAACCATGATGCTGCAGCTACCACTAGCCTTTGTAGTGGTGTCAATAAGGGAAATACACTTGATAATGGAGAAACACCAGATGCTGGATTGTCTACTCAAAACGAAACTATCAATGGAACTTCAGATAGCATTGAAGAGATCAATCATTCGAACAATGTATCAGCTCTTAGAAGTTCAACTTTCTCTGTAGAGTATCACCTACCTATGACGCAAATGTCAACAGATACATGTTCTTCTGCTGAAAAGTTCACAGATGATTGTCAGCATGAACATGTTGCTGGCTTACCGACATCCAGTGAGTTATCCTGTGTTATCTGTCACGCAGATTTCAGCGCAACAAGGGGAATTCTTCCATGTGGACATCGATTTTGTTTTGAATGCATTCATAGTTGGGCTAATCATAGG ACTTCAACGAGGAAAAATGCAACCTGTCCTTTGTGCAAGGCAAGTTTTCAGTCGATCAAGAAGGTTGAGCATGCAGATAGAATTGATCAAAAAATATACACCCAGACAGTCCCGTGTCACAATTCAGCTGAAGATGTTTTTATCGCTCCACATCAAGGATTGCCCGATTACCCTTTTGAG TCCTCAGAGGCAAACTCTTGTGTAGTTTGTGGTGGTTTGGAACCAGAGGATCTCCTTGACAGGTGTGATATTTGCCAAACTCGAAGAATCCATATCTATTGCCTGGACCCTCCTATAACTCCATGGATATGCAATCCCTGCAACCAACTACGGAGAAGTTACTATGATCGCTCGTATTAA
- the LOC130957910 gene encoding uncharacterized protein LOC130957910 isoform X2, whose protein sequence is MDRVVATVSGYHGSERFNLIRLISHAGANYVGSMSKSITHLICWKFEGRKYEIAQKFDIIIVNHRWIEDCIKEGRRVPEESYILQSGHEVGPLLLEVPISVPATRLTKNEVITDQIYDIDSGEQTTEISFGASENSVWEDLNTKHDKSSAYPSKRSRKGKRSTCAGNGGCTVAEPSRKGRRTVNNIVDEVVLDPLLDVVPDNRHNRWDGRNHDAAATTSLCSGVNKGNTLDNGETPDAGLSTQNETINGTSDSIEEINHSNNVSALRSSTFSVEYHLPMTQMSTDTCSSAEKFTDDCQHEHVAGLPTSSELSCVICHADFSATRGILPCGHRFCFECIHSWANHRTSTRKNATCPLCKASFQSIKKVEHADRIDQKIYTQTVPCHNSAEDVFIAPHQGLPDYPFESSEANSCVVCGGLEPEDLLDRCDICQTRRIHIYCLDPPITPWICNPCNQLRRSYYDRSY, encoded by the exons ATGGATCGTGTGGTGGCAACGGTGAGCGGCTACCATGGCTCCGAGCGGTTCAATCTCATCAGGCTGATTTCACATGCCGGTGCCAATTACGTTGGGTCAATGTCGAAATCGATCACGCATCTg ATTTGTTGGAAGTTTGAGGGAAGAAAGTATGAGATTGCCCAAAAgtttgatataattatagtcAATCATCGATGGATTGAAGACTGCATTAAAGAAGGAAGGCGTGTGCCAGAAGAGTCATATATCTTGCAAAG TGGACATGAAGTTGGGCCATTGTTACTGGAAGTTCCAATCAGTGTTCCAGCAACTAGATTGACAAAAAATGAAGTTATAACTGATCAAATATATGATATTGACTCTGGAGAGCAAACAACTGAGATCAGTTTTGGAGCTTCTGAAAATTCTGTTTGGGAAGATTTAAATACAAAG CATGACAAGTCCAGTGCTTATCCTTCTAAACGGTCAAGGAAAGGAAAAAGAAGTACCTGTGCTGGTAATGGAGGTTGTACTGTGGCTGAACCTTCTCGTAAAGGCAGAAGGACTGTAAACAATATTGTTGATGAAGTGGTGTTGGACCCTTTATTGGATGTGGTCCCGGACAACCGCCATAATAGATGGGATGGACGAAACCATGATGCTGCAGCTACCACTAGCCTTTGTAGTGGTGTCAATAAGGGAAATACACTTGATAATGGAGAAACACCAGATGCTGGATTGTCTACTCAAAACGAAACTATCAATGGAACTTCAGATAGCATTGAAGAGATCAATCATTCGAACAATGTATCAGCTCTTAGAAGTTCAACTTTCTCTGTAGAGTATCACCTACCTATGACGCAAATGTCAACAGATACATGTTCTTCTGCTGAAAAGTTCACAGATGATTGTCAGCATGAACATGTTGCTGGCTTACCGACATCCAGTGAGTTATCCTGTGTTATCTGTCACGCAGATTTCAGCGCAACAAGGGGAATTCTTCCATGTGGACATCGATTTTGTTTTGAATGCATTCATAGTTGGGCTAATCATAGG ACTTCAACGAGGAAAAATGCAACCTGTCCTTTGTGCAAGGCAAGTTTTCAGTCGATCAAGAAGGTTGAGCATGCAGATAGAATTGATCAAAAAATATACACCCAGACAGTCCCGTGTCACAATTCAGCTGAAGATGTTTTTATCGCTCCACATCAAGGATTGCCCGATTACCCTTTTGAG TCCTCAGAGGCAAACTCTTGTGTAGTTTGTGGTGGTTTGGAACCAGAGGATCTCCTTGACAGGTGTGATATTTGCCAAACTCGAAGAATCCATATCTATTGCCTGGACCCTCCTATAACTCCATGGATATGCAATCCCTGCAACCAACTACGGAGAAGTTACTATGATCGCTCGTATTAA